In one window of Acanthochromis polyacanthus isolate Apoly-LR-REF ecotype Palm Island chromosome 8, KAUST_Apoly_ChrSc, whole genome shotgun sequence DNA:
- the si:dkey-246g23.4 gene encoding monocarboxylate transporter 13, with protein sequence MDSPVKAQSRRSVVSPPAALDGGYAWFVLLSCFLVFGLTFGVVKAFGVFYVEIHRYFGTTATGTSWITSIAVATIHVGAPLASALSARYSHRSVVIVGGLICSVGVVLGAFARNITELYLTVGFLNGFGYALTWTPTVTMLGFYFEKRRPMANALSSSGECILTFVLTPLFQLLIDSFSWRGALLILGGLQLNLCVCGMLLRPLKTSRDVCNASEVKAEEEGLSMELLSQEDRPRSVNQEEEGVELSENDEQTVNACPEEPKQKPHVTKDSAAKRAELKTKIIRYVDYTLIRNARFMVYSMFGVFAALGFFAPALFLVPYARSKGVEEYQAAALMSISAVLDLFGRVFFGWVANLRLVETVQQLTVTVTLLGAVILLCPLASSFTELAVFSAAYGLVYGATVAIHITVLAEIVSIQKLGSALGFFMLIRSSGGLLGPPIAGFFIDKMSDYGTGFLMAGVALIVSALFLLLLRQMSRRGQNTDAKNHDTDMDKELDQDVT encoded by the exons ATGGACTCTCCAGTGAAGGCTCAAAGCAGAAGGTCTGTTGTTTCTCCTCCAGCAGCCCTCGACGGCGGCTACGCCTGGTTCGTCCTGCTCTCCTGCTTCCTCGTCTTCGGTCTGACCTTTGGGGTCGTGAAGGCCTTCGGTGTGTTCTATGTTGAGATACATCGATACTTTGGAACCACAGCGACAGGAACGTCATGGATCACCTCTATTGCCGTAGCAACCATCCACGTTGGAG CACCTTTAGCGTCGGCACTCAGCGCCCGCTACAGCCACCGCTCCGTGGTGATCGTGGGTGGACTGATATGCAGCGTGGGAGTGGTGTTGGGGGCTTTTGCTCGTAACATCACTGAGCTCTACCTGACTGTGGGGTTTCTAAATG GGTTTGGCTATGCGTTAACCTGGACCCCCACCGTCACCATGTTGGGTTTCTACTTTGAGAAAAGGCGTCCGATGGCCAACGCCTTGTCCAGCTCTGGAGAGTGCATCCTCACCTTCGTCCTCACgcctctgttccagctgctgatCGACAGCTTCTCCTGGAGAGGAGCTCTGCTGATCCTCGGGGGTCTGCAGCtcaacctgtgtgtgtgtgggatgcTGCTGAGGCCTCTGAAAACCTCCAGAGATGTTTGCAATGCCAGTGAGGTcaaagcagaggaggaaggcTTGTCCATGGAACTGCTCTCTCAAGAGGATCGGCCCAGGTCGGTTAATCAGGAAGAGGAAGGAGTGGAACTATCTGAGAATGATGAACAGACGGTTAACGCATGTCCTGAAGAACCGAAACAGAAACCACATGTGACCAAAGACTCAGCAGCTAAGAGGGCTGAACTAAAGACCAAAATCATTCGCTACGTAGATTATACTCTTATCAGAAATGCTCGATTCATGGTCTACTCCATGTTTGGGGTGTTTGCCGCTCTGGGGTTCTTCGCTCCAGCTCTGTTCCTGGTTCCTTACGCTCGCAGTAAAGGAGTGGAGGAATACCAGGCGGCTGCTCTGATGTCCATCTCTGCAGTGCTGGACCTGTTTGGACGAGTGTTCTTTGGCTGGGTGGCAAACCTGAGGCTGGTGGAGACG GTGCAGCAGCTGACGGTTACAGTGACTCTGCTCGGTGCGGTGATCCTGCTGTGTCCACTGGCCTCCTCCTTCACTGAGCTGGCTGTTTTCAGTGCAGCTTACGGCCTGGTCTACGGAGCAACGGTCGCCATCCATATCACCGTGCTGGCCGAGATCGTGAGCATCCAAAAGCTGGGCAGCGCTCTGGGCTTTTTCATGCTCATACGCAGCAGCGGAGGCCTGCTTGGACCGCCCATCGCTG GATTTTTCATTGACAAGATGAGCGACTACGGGACGGGCTTCCTCATGGCGGGCGTTGCTCTCATCGTCTCTGCCCtgttcctgctcctcctccgtCAGATGAGCCGAAGGGGTCAAAATACAGACGCCAAGAACCATGACACGGACATGGACAAAGAGCTGGATCAGGACGTGACATGA